A stretch of Amblyraja radiata isolate CabotCenter1 chromosome 6, sAmbRad1.1.pri, whole genome shotgun sequence DNA encodes these proteins:
- the rasl11a gene encoding ras-like protein family member 11A → MRFHSMSTNLLLVPIPESGDNITNRDTKIAVLGSSTVGKTALIVRFLTKRFIGDYEPNTGNLYSRHVLIEGEQLSLQVQDTPCIQVQGECAHFPDLVSRCSHWAEGFILMYSITDYNSYKLIRPLYQHIRKMHPDTKVPVIIVANKSDLLHARQVQTNDGIQLANELGTTFLEISTRENYGDVYDVFQHIHREVSKLHMNNNGEKRRGSIIPRPKSPNMQDLKRRFKQALSSKVKSSATL, encoded by the exons ATGCGTTTCCATAGTATGTCGACCAACTTGCTGTTAGTCCCGATACCGGAATCAGGCGATAATATCACCAACAGGGACACCAAGATCGCCGTTTTGGGATCAAGCACAGTTGGGAAAACAG CCTTGATCGTTCGATTCTTAACCAAGAGGTTTATTGGTGACTATGAACCAAATACAG GAAATCTTTATTCAAGGCATGTTCTAATTGAGGGGGAACAACTTTCACTGCAAGTCCAAGACACGCCTTGTATCCAG GTACAAGGTGAATGTGCACATTTTCCTGACCTCGTCTCCAGGTGCAGTCACTGGGCAGAGGGCTTCATCCTGATGTATTCAATAACGGACTACAACAGCTACAAACTGATTCGGCCCTTGTATCAGCATATCCGCAAAATGCACCCCGATACCAAAGTCCCCGTGATCATCGTGGCCAACAAGAGTGACCTGTTGCATGCCAGGCAAGTGCAGACCAACGATGGCATCCAGCTAGCAAATGAACTTGGTACAACCTTCTTGGAGATCTCCACCAGAGAAAACTATGGGGATGTATACGACGTCTTTCAACACATTCACAGGGAGGTTAGCAAGCTACATATGAACAACAATGGAGAAAAACGAAGGGGATCAATTATACCCCGACCAAAGTCCCCAAACATGCAAGACTTAAAACGTCGCTTCAAGCAGGCCCTTTCATCCAAAGTGAAATCTAGTGCCActttgtga